The Cucurbita pepo subsp. pepo cultivar mu-cu-16 chromosome LG15, ASM280686v2, whole genome shotgun sequence genome contains the following window.
TGCTTAAAAATGtcgaaaataataaataaataaaaaaccctctttattttttattttatttttctaatttttctagTATGGGTTGAAATTGtaaatagtatttaaatatttattttaaaaaattattatatttgtataattaattttattgatttaatgCTTCTACTTCACATTATTAgtgttaattattaattatatgaattGATCTTGTATTATACATTTCTAGTATTAATTATTAAGGATTAATCAGCTAATTTTAAGTATTAATCATTTGAAAGTTGAGATTGATTGAATCTTGGGCCGTAGGGCCGCCCCAAACGGCAGAAACCACCGTGGGACGGCGGTAGCCGGAGGTGAGATTCGGATGTTGGTTTTGTTATTGGATGATAATCATTGAAAGAGAGACAGTTGGCGGCAGAGCCGACCTCGGAGTTGGAGCACCAAACCCGACACCAAATTCCCTTGGTGGGCCCCCGATATgttctatttcattttctcttctcgcgatattttgattaatttctcgttgtgtattattattattttttcctctttttctttaattataattttctgaCGAGGGCACGAGACATTTGTGAATAAATTGATAAAcctaattttagataaaaataaaNTTAATTACCGGctcaaacataatttaatatccTAAAATCGAAAGTCTAATTTCAAAATCCTAATCGGGTTATTGTGAGGAATGTTCAGATTCGATAGTTCGACCGATAAACCGACGCCCGAAAAAATTAGACtaattttttgttggattgaaaaaggaaaagaaaaggtaaaaaagaaTTAGTTCAAATGTGATTAAGAAAGGGTACCCTACATGGCCCACTTGTTAAGAGAAAAGCCTTCCCATTAAagtatggtttttttttatgtcttaAGGAAGATCCCATCTCTTAGTTCACGACCCATTTGctgttcttctccatttctttaaatacttgtttcaaattttcaatctttataTTTGTGTTCTTCATCTCCTTCCTCATTATTTCTCTGTCANAAAATAAATACTccaagaattaaaataataaaaaagaaaagaaaataattttcttttaaaagattacttgagaaactttaaaatttacaaattttattgtttttaccAGAacagataataataataataataataataataataataataataatacatcacttctatcataattatattttaagatttaattaCCGGctcaaacataatttaatatccTAAAATCGAAAGTCTAATTTCAAAATCCTAATCGGGTTATTGTGAGGAATGTTCAGATTCGATAGTTCGACCGATAAACCGACGCCCGAAAAAATTAGACtaattttttgttggattgaaaaaggaaaagaaaaggtaaaaaagaaTTAGTTCAAATGTGATTAAGAAAGGGTACCCTACATGGCCCACTTGTTAAGAGAAAAGCCTTCCCATTAAagtatggtttttttttatgtcttaAGGAAGATCCCATCTCTTAGTTCACGACCCATTTGctgttcttctccatttctttaaatacttgtttcaaattttcaatctttataTTTGTGTTCTTCATCTCCTTCCTCATTATTTCTCTGTCAGAGCTTTTCTCTTGCCTGGCTGGTTAGTATCCCTCTTGTTGCCATTGCTAATTATGCCTCTTTTACATTTGGGTTTGCTTGCTTATGCCTGCTATCATTTCTAATGAGCTGATCTAGATCTgggtctttcttttttttttcacttctttctttgagatttgttgatttgggttttgtttgaaGGAGTGATGGGACAATTTGAATTGGTTATTTGGGTTTGTATGCCtttgaattctttttccttctagtTTTTCTGTTTGATTTACTTATGTTCTTTGAATgtgttgttttcttgtttgtgCTNAGATTACTTgagaaactttaaaatttacaaattttattgtttttaccAGAacagataataataataataataataataataataataataataataataataataataataataataataataataataataataataataatacatcacttctatcataattatattttaagatttaattaCCGGctcaaacataatttaatatccTAAAATCGAAAGTCTAATTTCAAAATCCTAATCGGGTTATTGTGAGGAATGTTCAGATTCGATAGTTCGACCGATAAACCGACGCCCGAAAAAATTAGACtaattttttgttggattgaaaaaggaaaagaaaaggtaaaaaagaaTTAGTTCAAATGTGATTAAGAAAGGGTACCCTACATGGCCCACTTGTTAAGAGAAAAGCCTTCCCATTAAagtatggtttttttttatgtcttaAGGAAGATCCCATCTCTTAGTTCACGACCCATTTGctgttcttctccatttctttaaatacttgtttcaaattttcaatctttataTTTGTGTTCTTCATCTCCTTCCTCATTATTTCTCTGTCAGAGCTTTTCTCTTGCCTGGCTGGTTAGTATCCCTCTTGTTGCCATTGCTAATTATGCCTCTTTTACATTTGGGTTTGCTTGCTTATGCCTGCTATCATTTCTAATGAGCTGATCTAGATCTgggtctttcttttttttttcacttctttctttgagatttgttgatttgggttttgtttgaaGGAGTGATGGGACAATTTGAATTGGTTATTTGGGTTTGTATGCCtttgaattctttttccttctagtTTTTCTGTTTGATTTACTTATGTTCTTTGAATgtgttgttttcttgtttgtgCTCTGTTTAAGTTGGTTAATGAGCTTGTGAGATCTGGGTTTGGACTTGTTTAGTTTAGTTCTTCCTGAGATTTAGTCAGCTTTAACTTTAACTGCAGTTGAACTGTTTGTGAAAATGTCTCTATGAACTTGTGAGGCATATTGATTTAGAATTCTAAGATCTGATACTGGGTAGCTTTTTTGATCTGCAGGAAGTTGTGGAAAATGGAATTTTCCATGATTTTCACTGTTTGTAGTGCATTGTTGCTTCTGAGTTCTTCATCTGCAGATGCCCAAACAGCCAGCCCACCATCACTTAGCCCAGCCCCAGCACCAGCGCCAGCCTCAGATTTTGTTAACCTCACAGATCTGCTCACTGTGGCTGGTCCATTTCACACCTTCCTCAGCTACCTCCAATCCACCAAAGTTATTGACACCTTCCAAAACCAAGCCAATAACACAGAGGAAGGAGTGACTATCTTTGTCCCAAAAGACAGCGCTTTCTCGGCGCAAAAGAAACCGTCTCTCTCGAACCTCACCGACGATCAGCTCAAATCTCTCATCCTATTTCATGGCTTGCCACATTTCTATACCCTTTCTGAATTTAGGAACCTCAGCCTTCAGAATCCGATCACGACATTCGCCGGTGGGCAGTACAGTTTGAACTTCACAGACGTTTCAGGGTCTATCCACATTGGCTCTGGCTGGACTAACACAAAAGTGAGTAGCAGTGTGCATTCAAGTGACCCTGTAGCAGTTTACCAAGTTGACAAAGTTCTGCTGCCTGAGGCAATCTTCGGAACCGATATCCCGCCCACCCCAGCACCGGCACCGGCACCCGATATCGCTCCTTCTGCAGATGCTCCTTCAGCTGATAGTGATGGAAAGACTGCTCCATCTTCAGAACCAAAGCCATCATCTTCCAACAGGATCATCAACTGGGGGAGTTTGATTCACATTGTTTTGGCAATTTCAGgtggatttttgttttgattgtcATAAAAAATCCTACCACCCATTTATTACattaagaaaacaatattgtcattttgttCTGTTATTCATGTGAAGCTCCATTTTTTTGTGAACATATATGTTGTTTGATTTGTGCATGAGATTTCCTATTGCGTGGTCTATAAATTATGATGGGGAAGGAATTTTGTTTTACAGTTCAATGTTTCATTTCTATATAAAGCAATACCACACACCAATTCTTATATTCGGATACTCGCCCATCCCAAGAACACGTTTCAGCTGATAAGGATCACTTTTGTTACGTTCAAAGTTCTCCCGAAACATGTGCTCTTAAACATGTTCTAGCACCGACAGTTTGAACTTGCTCAAGCTCGAAGAAGTTGAGGCCATTgaaataacttaaaaataattaagaaaggTTGACAATgacattatttttagtttccaagccttattttgttttcaaactttataatatattttataaacatttgaataaagaattaTACCCAAACTttgaaaacagaaaaatatttaaattattgccTTTTATGAGAACAAATAATTCACTTATAAggttaaaaatttaagtttttttataatcaaggaagaGAGGCATTTGAAGTTTGGCagtaaatttttgaatttgggTTGATTATGAGTACCAAGCCATTCGTGCATTAATTAATGGAAATTAAAGCCTCCCAAAGAGAAAGATTGCGTGATGATTAAGAAACGTATTAGAGAAGAGAGAATGAACAAAGGAATCAatggattttcattttgaaaactCTGAAGAGAACAAAAGGGTGTTGAATTATAttacatatcatttttttgttcaagCATTTCAGTGGCTGAGTTTAGTTTTTGGCTCCCCATTTTCTGGGTCTCAGCAGTTCCTCAAAACAAGCAcgattttctctccttttcctCGCCTATTCTTGTCCCTAATTCTCATCCCCCTCTTTGCCTCTTCACATCCTCTTCTTCACCATGAGATTCATTTCTTGATTAATCGCCTCCATCTCAAGCGTATGAGTTTTCTCTAGGTATCATAGtcttttaatttccttttgcATTGCTCTTAactgtttttcctttctgggttttctttatttccattGAATTTGTTGATTTCACACTGTTGGGTTAATCCCCAAGTCTGAAGTACGTTGAATCGCAGGTAATCTATGGCTcttcaaatgggtttttgttggtttttcaTTTCATGGAATCTATCGTTTCGTCAATGATCGTCTTTGTTCCATGTTTTTGATGTTGGTTTCATTTGTAGTATTGATTGGAATTTATTGTTTCAGTAGTTAGGAAAATTTCTTTGTGTTTAAAGATTGTGCAAAAAGAGAGGTGAAGATGTCAAGCTTTGTGGGTGTTCTTGTTTCTGATCCATGGCTTCAAAGTCAATTCACCCAAGTCGAGCTTCGAACCCTCAAATCCAGAGTAAGCATTGAACTCCCTTTTGCTTGAGAGCTGCTCAAGTTTGTTTTGGTTATGTTCTTGTGAATTCTTTTCAGTTGATATGAGAAATGGTTTTTATGGATTCAGTTTCTTTCGGTAAGGAGCCAATCGGGTCGTGTCACCGTCGAAGATTTGCCTCCTGTTTATGCGAAATTGAAAGCTTTCAGTGGAATATTTACTGAGGATGAGATTAAAGAATTCTTGAAGGAAACAAGTCGAGACGTCGGTGAAGAAATCGATTTTGAGTCGTATCTTAGGGTGAGTTTATTCATTATTGGATTGCTATCTGTTTATGTTGAACTTTTCTACAAGCAAAAGCAGTAGTTGAATTTACATGATTCATTACTGTAGGCATATTTAGATTTACAAGCCAGAGCCACAGAGAAATCAGGCGGATCTAAGAATTCGTCGTCGTTCCTCAAGGCTGCCACAACTACGTTCCATCACGCAATTAACGAATCCGAGAAAGCATCTTATGTTGCACACATAAACAGTTTTCTGGGTGAAGATCCATTTCTGAAGAATTATCTCCCTTTAGATCCAGCCACCAATGATTTGTTTGACCTTGCGAAAGACGGCGTTCTTCTCTGGTAGTCGAAACAACTTAAATTTAGACGTTTCGATGTTTAACTTTGTGTTAGATCCATCTACCGATCTTTGTTTATGCTTTTGGTTGCCCTGTGCAGTAAGCTCATCAATGTAGCTGTTCCAGGGACCATAGACGAACGAGCTATCAATACGAAAAAAGTCCTTAATCCATGGGAGAGAAACGAAAACCATACGCTCGGCCTTAACTCCGCAAAGGCCATTGGATGCACAGTGGTTAACATTGGCACACAAGATTTGGTTGAAGCTAGAGTGCGTTAAAAGCTACCTCTCTGTAGcatattcatttaaataaatttattgtaaaGTTTTCTAATCTTTGTCCcctgttttattttatgttctaGCCACATCTGCTGCTTGGATTGATATCACAAATCATTAAGGTACAAACAAATCGATCTTCTTCATTTGATTTTCCGAGGTCTTCACTATTCGGACgctttgtttatttcttttaatcatCTGGGAATGTAGATTCAAGTGCTGGCTGATCTTAATCTGAATAAAACTCCTCAACTTGTGGAACTGGTTGATGATAGCAAggtggttttcttttcttgaagctGATATCATATGACTTGTAA
Protein-coding sequences here:
- the LOC111811786 gene encoding fasciclin-like arabinogalactan protein 7, which codes for MEFSMIFTVCSALLLLSSSSADAQTASPPSLSPAPAPAPASDFVNLTDLLTVAGPFHTFLSYLQSTKVIDTFQNQANNTEEGVTIFVPKDSAFSAQKKPSLSNLTDDQLKSLILFHGLPHFYTLSEFRNLSLQNPITTFAGGQYSLNFTDVSGSIHIGSGWTNTKVSSSVHSSDPVAVYQVDKVLLPEAIFGTDIPPTPAPAPAPDIAPSADAPSADSDGKTAPSSEPKPSSSNRIINWGSLIHIVLAISGGFLF